Genomic window (Jeotgalibaca ciconiae):
AATCAATTCGTTATAAAATGTTGAATTTTGGCAAAGACGAGGAGTATCCATTCGCTTTGAATGCACAAAAGAATTATGTGAGTTTGTATGTCGGAACGATCGATAAAATTGACAACGCTCATACATTGCTGAAGCCATTTAATTATGGTAAAGGCTGTATTCGGATCACAAAATCAATCAATTTAAAGAATACAAATATAGATGAATTTATAAAAACAACGATTGA
Coding sequences:
- a CDS encoding iron chaperone, whose product is MQYDAKDAKEYLELLEEDWRKEKLLEVRQMILAYGPELEESIRYKMLNFGKDEEYPFALNAQKNYVSLYVGTIDKIDNAHTLLKPFNYGKGCIRITKSINLKNTNIDEFIKTTIEMWRAGEDIDC